In Planococcus sp. MB-3u-03, the DNA window AAGCGGTTGAAATTGAGGAGCCTGAGCCGGAAGAGGACGATAGCTATTTGAACCCGGTCGTGACGGAAGTGGAGGATGCGGAACTCGTCAAGAGCGGCTACAAGCGGATCGAGATCCCGGCGAATATGATTCCGGTCATTGCCGAGACCTTGAAAGACGGAGCGGTGATTTTCCAGCAAAGCCGGACGTTCCGCGTCGAGTTCAGCCCGGAAGTGGTCAAGGGATTGAAGGATAAGAGCATGAGCTTGATCGAGCGGGTGAATGGCAAGGGCTATATGCCGGCGGTGAAAAAAGACGGCGTGAAAGGGATATACGAGCAGGCGGTGTTGGTGAAACGGGTGAACCCTGGGCTCGTGGCCCATGCGAGCATGAGCTTGTTGACGACGGTGGTCGGCCAGCAGCAACTCATGGAAATCCAAAGTTCCTTGAAGAGCATGGAACAGAAATTGAACACGCTGATCCAACACCGTGAACACGATTTCGCCGGGAGGATCGATGCGCGTTTCGGCTATTTCAAGGAAGTCATCGAACGCTTCCGCAGAAACGGCATCACACTTGGCGGCGTGGAAGACGCGGAAATCGAAGGCTTTTACACGGCGACGCTGCAGGACTTGAAAGTTCTGACGAAAGACTTGAAAGCAATCGTCGCGAGTGTCGAAAGTTTGAAAGAGCACGAAACGCTGCGCAAATGGGGAGAGGCCCCGGTGAAAAAAGAGTACGAGCAACTCATCGGGCGCTTCAACGCCAAACAGGAATTATTGCTATTGAATGTGCAATTCATCCAGGAATGCTACGAGCCGTATCTCCGGACCATCCGAAATTACGAAGAAGCCGATGTGAAATCGCAGACTTTGGCCGAGATCGTTGTGGAGAATCATGCGTTGATTCAAAGCATCGAAGAGAAAGTGAAAAGCATCGAGGAAAATTATAAAGTGAAGATCAACTTCGGCCTGAAAGCCTTGAAGTACCGCAATTTGGAGAGCTTGAAAGAACTGGCGCCTGTGAAGATTAATGAGCAACAAGCTATGGAGCAAGAGGTTCCGTCTGAAGTGTTGGTGGAAGTGACAGAAGACGATCAGGCTTATGCGTATGTGCCGCGTTAAAGAGGAGAAGTTTGTTCGAGAATTGAGTTCCTATTGAAATGTCCAACAAGAGCTGTCCATCTAAAAAGATGAGCAGCTCTTGTTTTATATCAGACAAGCCATCATTTCATTTTCAGAATAATGCGCAAGCGAAGTTGATTTTGAAAACGCTATCAACTATACTTTTACTAAACCGGTTTATTAAATGATGAAAAGTAGGTTGGGAGAGGTACTGATTATGGCAGACACTTATAAAATTTTAACATTGGGAGATGCATTGATTACATTTAACCCATCAGAAACAGGACCGCTTCGCTATGTTCCAGCTTTTACGCGGAAAGTCGGCGGTGCGGAGTTGAACTTTGCGATCGGCAGTGCGCGTCTGGGTATGGAGACAAAGTGGGTTAGCCGTCTCGGTGGAGATGAGTTTGGACGTGTCATTTACAACTTTGCACGAGGAGAGGGCATCGATATGTCGGACGTGCAGTTTGTTGAAAATTATCCGACCTCGCTGAACTTTAAAGAAATCCGTGAAGACGGTTCAGGAAAAACCTTCTACTACCGTTATCAATCGCCAATACTGACGATGGAAGCGGAAGATATCACGAATGAGATGTTCGAAGGTGTGAATCTTGTGCATTTGACGGGCGTGTTCTTGGCAATCGATCCAAAAAACTTGGCAATCGTTAAGCAAGTATTGAAAATTGCCGGCGAGCAAAATATCCGTGTGTCGTTCGATCCGAACATCCGCTTAAAGTTATGGACCTTGGAAGAAGCGCAAGCAGCATATCGGGAAATCCTCCCTTCAGTCGATATTTTATTGACAGGCTTGGATGAGATTGAAATGCTGAATGGCATTGCAACAGAACAAGCATTAGAAGGTTTCGCACAACAATACGATATTTGCCAACTGGTCATCAAAGACGGCGGCAACGGCTCTAGAGTCTATCAAAAAGGTACGTGGCATACGAAAGAGGCGTTCAATGTGACCGTAGTGGATACAGTAGGGGCTGGGGACGGCTTTGATGCGGGTTATATTTACGCAGTGCTTCACGGGTATGGCCCGGAAGATGCGCTCGAGTTTGCCAATGGCGTCGGTGCTTTAGTGACGACAGTGTCCGGAGACAACGAGGGGCTGCCGTATTTGCAGGAAGTGCTGGCGTTGGTGCGCAAAGAAAAATTGGTCGAACGTTAAAGGGGGAAATACAAAATGTTGAAGCATGAAATTCTAGCAAGTATTACCGATACGAAAGTGGTTGCGGTCATTCGCGGCAGCAGCGCCGAAGAAGCTGTGGAACTGTCAAAAGCAGCGGTGGAAGGCGGCATCCGTGCCATCGAATTAACTTACACAACGCCGCAAGTGCAAAAAGCATTTGACGCCTTACACGGAACAGACGTCTTACTTGGAGCTGGATCCGTGTTGGATGCCGAGACTGCTCGCCATGCCATTCTGTCTGGAGCGAAATTTATCGTTAGTCCTCATTTCGACGAAACCATAGCGCCAGTCTGCAACCGTTATGGGATTCCTTATTTGCCAGGGTGCATGACGATCCGCGAGATGGTCAAAGCATTGGAAGCAGGATGTGAGGTCATCAAACTATTCCCGGCGAATAACTTTACGCCGTCATTTATTAAATCCGTTAACGGGCCGCTGCCTCACGTGCGCATCATGCCGACAGGCGGCATTAACTTGGATAATATTCAGGACTGGTTAGCTGCAGGAGCCGTCGCAGCGGGAATTGGCAGTGACTTGAACAAAGCATATGCCGCTGGTGGTTACGAAGCGGCCGTGGAATTGAGCCGGAAATACGCAGAAAAAATCGAATAATAAAGGAGCATAACTCATGAATATGACATTTCGCTGGTATGGTCAAGGCAATGATACGGTCACACTCGAACACATTAAACAAATTCCAGGCGTCAAAGGCATCGTTTGGGCACTTCACGATAAACCGGCTGGAGAAGTCTGGTCAAAAGAAGACATTGCGAAAGAAGTTGCGTATATCGAATCGCACGGTTTTCATGCGGATGTTGTGGAAAGCGTCAACGTCCATGAATCCATTAAGCTGGGCAATAGCGAAAGTGCGCAGTATATCGAAAACTACAAAGAGTCGATCCGCAATTTAGCAGAAGCGGGCGTCAAAGTGATTTGCTACAACTTCATGCCGATTTTCGACTGGACGCGTACGGAAATGTTCCATCCGCTGGAAGACGGCTCGACGGCGTTGTTCTTTGAGAATGCCAAAGTAAAAGATGCCGATCCGAAAGAATTGATCCGCACTGTCAGCGAAGCATCGGATTTGACTTTGCCAGGCTGGGAACCCGAGAAATTGGATCGCATCACCGAATTGTTCGAAGCGTATAAAGAAATTGACGAGGCGAAGCTATGGGCGAACTGGAGATTTTCCTGAAAGAGATCTTACCGGTTGCAGAACAAGCAGGCATCAAAATGGCTATCCATCCGGACGATCCCCCGTTCTCCATTTTCGGCTTACCGCGCATCATTACAGGTGAAGCCAGCTATGAAAAACTCATCGAAATTTCCGATTCGCCATCAAATGCATTTACGATGTGCACCGGTTCCATGGGCGCCAGCAAATCGAATGATATGGTAGCGATTGCGAAGAAATATGCCAATCGTTCGCCGTTTGCGCATATCCGCAACGTAAAGATTTACGATAATGGCGACTTTACCGAAACCTCTCATTACACGCAAGATGGCTCGATCGATATTAAAGGGGTTGTGAAGGAATTGCATGAGCAGAACTTTACGGGCTACGTGCGTCCAGATCATGGCCGCCATATTTTTGGTGAAGTATGCCGACCGGGCTATGGTTTATATGACCGAGCACTGGGAATTATGTATTTGCACGGCTTATGGGATGCGTACGAGACAAAACGCAGCGCCCTTGCTGAACAACGCTAATCTGTTTTATCCGGGAGTTTGAGTGACGATGAAAAATGTAACAATGGCCGACGTAGCGAAGCATGCAAACACGTCGAAAAGCACGGTTTCACAGTATTTGAACAAACGTTATGAATACATGAGCGAAAAAACGAGAGAGCGCATTGAACAGGCGATCCAAGAACTGAACTATCATCCGAACATTGTGGCGAGAAGTCTGTCGCAAAAGAACACTTATACGGTTGGGGTAATCGTCGCCAATATTCTCCATTCTTTTTCCACGCACATTATCAGGACGCTGGAAACCGAGTTCAACAAGCAAGGTTTTCACACCATTATTTGCAACGCAGACGACGACCCGGAAAAAGAACGCAATTACATTGAAATGCTGCTGGCCAAACAAGTCGACGGCCTGATCGTTTTTCCGACCGGTGAAAACCTGGATTTGTATGAACAAATGACAAAAAGGAATTTTCCGATTGTCTTTATGGACCGCCAAGTGGAAGGGTATGCCATCGACACGGTGATGCTTGATAATCGGCGGGCAGCGGAACTTGCTGTCGATAAGCTCGTATCGCTCGATTACACAAAAATTGCGATGATCACTACCTCAGTCATCCGCAACATCAGCCCGCGCGTTGAGCGCATCGATGGCTACAAGAGCGCATTGGAAAAGCACGGCATTCCAGTGCGACCGGAATACGTCAAAACTGCGGATGCTGAGTTGCTTCAAGAGACGCTGCATGGCTTGTTTCAGCTCGAGCCAAGGCCAGGAGCCATTGTGGCTGGCAACGACATTGTACTGACCGAAGTGCTGAAGTATATCAAACACCATCAACTCTCGATTCCGGGGGATGTGGCAGTTATCGGCGTCGATGAAGTCGCCTTTGCGAGCTTCTATACACCGCCGATTACGGTCGTGGAGCAGCCGAAAGTGGATATGGCTCATCGTGCCGCTGAGTTGCTGCTTGAGCATATCAAAGGTGAAAAAACATCGGATACACCGGTGGTTGAACGTTTCACACCAGCATTGATCGATAGAGCTTCTTGTTGACACAAATAAACAGTAAAAAACGCCGCTATTGCAAGCGGCGTTTTTGATCTGCGATTGTTTAGCAAAGACGACGCCAAGTAAACGGGAGAGGCATATTGATTTGTGAAATAGAAAACGGATGCTTCCATTTCTGAACATGAAATGGAAGCATCCGTTTTTGTGACGATTACTTTTCTGTTGGCGTGCCAATTGCAGCACAAGAACTTCTTTCGGTAATCACTGGAGTCAAAGTTTGGACAGCGGGAACAGAATCCGGATCTTTGATGTAACGCGTCAAAGTCTGGACCATCGCTTGAGCAATCTCCTCTACTGGTGCACCGACACTTGTCAGCGGAATTTCCATATTCGCCATTTGCGGGATATTGTCGTAGCTGAGTACGGAAATATCATTTGGAATCGTATAGTTTTCCTGCCTTAGGGCGCGAATGAGGCCGGCGCTAATATCGTAACTGGCACTAATGATAGCCGTTGGGCGGTATGGGGAATTGATAAGGCGGACGGTCGCCATATAGCCGTCGTACCAGCCCAAGCCTTCTGTATCGAGTATATGGTCTTCCTGGTAGATCCCGAACTTTTTCATGGCTTTTTTAAAGCCGGCTGCTTTTTCTATTTGCCGCTCGTCATCGGTTGTAAGATCACCGATAAAGGCGATATCGCGATGGCCAAGTTCATATAAATACATCACGGCATCATTCATCGCTCCTTGGTAATTCACATCGATCACCGGGAAAGGCGTGTCTTTTTTGACACCATATGTTAGGCAAGGCAAAGGGAAAGTCGTAGGCATATCATTCAGGTATTCGTTAAAGATAATCACTCCGTCTACTTGGAAGCGCTTGAACATTTCAAGAGAGGTTTGAAGGGGATTGACGGACAGAATCATTGAGTACGAGCTTTTCGATATTTCTTCGTTGATTTTTGTCACGAGTACAGATGGCGCCACACGTTCCAAAGTCGGCCAAATAAGGCCGATGACTTTCGATTCTTTTGAAACCAGGCGTTGAGCTGCATAATTCGGTTCGTATCCCATTTCTTTTGCGATCTTTATAATTCGATCTTTTGTTTCGGGTTTAACAAGTGAACTGTCATTTAATGCTTTTGACACCGTTGAGTAACTGACTCCGGCAACAACAGCCAAATCTTTTATTGTGATGGTCATAATAACCCTCCCTCCATGTAAGCGTTTTAAAATTTCGTATGGGTTCAAAAACATGATATCAATTGCATACTAACAGAAGCAATGCCAAAAGTATCGCTTTGCAATAGCTTGGATTCAGCCACTTGACCCGCCGAAAAAAGAAATTTCAAAAAACGTACTTGATTATTTAGTTATATTACTTTAAGATGAAATTTGTAATAACAACGTTGTTATTTTGTTGTTGTCTCAAGTCTAATGTAAATTTATATTTTTCAACAAAATGAAAGCGTTTGCCTTTAGAATGACAATTGTTTGTTTTAGGAGGAGAACTGTTCGTTTGTTACTCAATAACTTGAGTTCACGGAATTTTCAACTAGTTCGATAAAGCAAAGGATCCACTCATGAAAATCGCTGCAGGGCATTTTGATAATTGAAAGCGTTTTATAAAAAAGGAGGAATTTCATATGGAATTCAAAAAAGGGTTTTCATTCGCAACGATCGGTCTAAGTTCATTTTTATTGCTAGCAGCTTGCGGAAACGATGACAGCGCGCAAGGAAGTACTGAAGGTGAAGGAGAAGGAGAATCTGTCTCTTTGCGACTTGCTCATAACCAGGGCGAAGATCATCCGGTACATACCTCACTCGTTGAGCTGTCTGAGGTGACTGCCGAAAATTCAGGAGACAGTGTGGAAATCGAATTGTTCCCAAATGGGCAATTGGGTGATGAACGTGGTGTCATCGAACTCGTGAAATCAGGAACACTCGATATGGCAAAAGTCAGCGCAAGTGCTCTAGAATCTTTTGACAGCAATTACTCCATTTTCTCACTTCCTTATGTGTTCCAAAGTGAAGAACATTATTTCAACGTAATGGATAATAGCGAAGCGGTTCAGGAAATTTTCCAAAATACGCGGGATGAAGGATTCTTCGCAGCCGGTTGGTACACAGGCGGCCAGCGGAGCATCTATACCGCGGATAAAGAAATTGCGACACCAGAAGATATGAACGGCATGAAGATCCGTGTTCAAGAGAGCCCAACATCTATCGCAATGATCGAAGCGATGGGCGGAGCACCAACACCAATGTCTTTCGGTGAAGTATACACTTCACTTCAGCAAGGAGTCATCGACGGTGCGGAAAATAACGAAACAGGCTTGACGAGCAATAAACACGGTGAAGTAGCTAAGGCATACAGCTACACAGAGCATCAGTATGTACCGGACGTCTTGATCGTCAGCACTAGCATGTGGGACGGATTGTCAGAAGAGCAGCAGCAAGCCATTTCTGATGCAGCAGTTGAATCATCTGAAAGCCACAAGCAAGTATGGGCTGATGCCATTGAAACAGCAATTACAGACGCAGAAGAAATGGGGGTAACGTTCTATGACATCGACAAACAGCCGTTTATTGATGCTGCATCACCGCTTCATGAGACGTACCAGTCTGAAAGCGAAGACAGCAAACGTTACTTCGAAGACTTCCAAAGCTACGTCGAATAAACAATGAAAAAAGGGTCTCAACTAGTGGCAAGAAACCCTTGCACTTGTGAGACCCTTAATTTATTTCAGGAATGGAGAGAATCCCAATGAGAGATATTGTGGATAAGATCACGGCATTTTTAACATGTTCCTTGATGGTAGCAATGGTTCTAGTAGCTTGTTGGCAAGTGTTTACACGTTTTGTCTTAAATTCACCAAGTACAGTATCGGAAGAATTTCTGCGCTATTCCCTGATTTGGCTTACGATGCTTGGTTCAGCCTATGCATACGGCCAAAAAAAGCATTTAGCCGTTGTATTTGTAGCACGTAAAATACCAGAAAAGTTTAAGTTCTATGTGGATATGCTTGTTGAACTCATTGTGTTGGCGTTTATTTTCATCGTCTTGCTCTACGGAGGCATGCAAGCTTATCAAAATTCAGTCGGGCAAGTCTCATCTGCCTTGAATATGCCGACGCAGTATTTGTATTTAAGCTTAATCATTGCAGGTATCTTATTTTTATTCTACGCGGTCATCCATATCATCGAGCATTTCCGCAATCATAAAAAAATGAAAAACGTAAAAACCAAGTTTGAGTCAGATGAGATTCTAGAATAAGGAAGTGAATGTTATGGCGTTGGAGGCAGGAATCGTATTAGCGATTGTATTTGCAGTGATGCTCATTATCAGTGTACCGATATCGGTCAGTATCATCATTGCTTCATTGGCAGCAATATTGATTAGTTTACCTATGGATATGGCGATTTTCACCGCTAGCCAGAAACTTGTTACGGGGCTCGATAGTTTCACCTTGCTGGCAGTTCCATTCTTCATATTGGCAGGGATCTTGATGAATAACGGCGGGGTTGCCGAGCGTTTGATTAACTTTGCCAAGGTACTTGTTGGGCGCGCACCAGGTGCACTCGCACATACGAACGTACTTGGTAACACCTTGTTCGGTTCGCTGTCTGGTTCTTCTGTTGCTGCCGCTGCCGCTATTGGCGGCGTTATGGGGCCTTTGCAGAAAAAAGAAGGGTATGACCCGAAATTTTCCGCAGCGGTCAATGTTGCCTCAGCACCGATCGGTTTGATTATTCCGCCAAGCGGTACTTTAATCATTTATTCGCTTGTCAGTGGAGGAACATCCGTCGCGGCATTGTTTGTTGCAGGATATTTGCCAGGCTTACTATGGGCTTTCGCTTGTATAGTCGTCGCCTTTATTATCGCGAAAAGAAGAAATTACCCAACCTCAGAAAGAGTCAGCTTTAAAGTAGCTTTCAAAACATTTTTGGATGCGATTCCTAGTTTGATGTTGATTGTCATTGTCATCGGGGGAATCTTGTCAGGGATTTTCACTGCGACAGAAGCAGCAGCCGTTGCAGTTGCGTATACCTTTATTCTCTCTTTGGCTTATGGCGCGGTTAAGTTCAAGCACCTTCCAAGAATCATCATGGAATCGGTGGAAATAACGGCTGTCATCATGCTGCTCGTATCCGCTTCGGCGGTCATGTCATGGGTAATGGCATTTACCGGTATTCCGTCAGCAATCAGTGAACTGATCATGGGCATTTCAGAAAACCCAATTATTTTGTTGCTGATCTTGAATCTCTTCTTATTATTTATTGGAACTTTTATGGATATCACGCCGGCTGTCCTTATATTTACGCCGATTTTCTTGCCG includes these proteins:
- a CDS encoding DUF1572 domain-containing protein, which gives rise to MEYIYLLIAAVLVVLVGAFIYFRKNQDAAVQIEETPSESVEEAVEIEEPEPEEDDSYLNPVVTEVEDAELVKSGYKRIEIPANMIPVIAETLKDGAVIFQQSRTFRVEFSPEVVKGLKDKSMSLIERVNGKGYMPAVKKDGVKGIYEQAVLVKRVNPGLVAHASMSLLTTVVGQQQLMEIQSSLKSMEQKLNTLIQHREHDFAGRIDARFGYFKEVIERFRRNGITLGGVEDAEIEGFYTATLQDLKVLTKDLKAIVASVESLKEHETLRKWGEAPVKKEYEQLIGRFNAKQELLLLNVQFIQECYEPYLRTIRNYEEADVKSQTLAEIVVENHALIQSIEEKVKSIEENYKVKINFGLKALKYRNLESLKELAPVKINEQQAMEQEVPSEVLVEVTEDDQAYAYVPR
- a CDS encoding sugar kinase → MADTYKILTLGDALITFNPSETGPLRYVPAFTRKVGGAELNFAIGSARLGMETKWVSRLGGDEFGRVIYNFARGEGIDMSDVQFVENYPTSLNFKEIREDGSGKTFYYRYQSPILTMEAEDITNEMFEGVNLVHLTGVFLAIDPKNLAIVKQVLKIAGEQNIRVSFDPNIRLKLWTLEEAQAAYREILPSVDILLTGLDEIEMLNGIATEQALEGFAQQYDICQLVIKDGGNGSRVYQKGTWHTKEAFNVTVVDTVGAGDGFDAGYIYAVLHGYGPEDALEFANGVGALVTTVSGDNEGLPYLQEVLALVRKEKLVER
- a CDS encoding bifunctional 2-keto-4-hydroxyglutarate aldolase/2-keto-3-deoxy-6-phosphogluconate aldolase → MLKHEILASITDTKVVAVIRGSSAEEAVELSKAAVEGGIRAIELTYTTPQVQKAFDALHGTDVLLGAGSVLDAETARHAILSGAKFIVSPHFDETIAPVCNRYGIPYLPGCMTIREMVKALEAGCEVIKLFPANNFTPSFIKSVNGPLPHVRIMPTGGINLDNIQDWLAAGAVAAGIGSDLNKAYAAGGYEAAVELSRKYAEKIE
- a CDS encoding LacI family DNA-binding transcriptional regulator encodes the protein MKNVTMADVAKHANTSKSTVSQYLNKRYEYMSEKTRERIEQAIQELNYHPNIVARSLSQKNTYTVGVIVANILHSFSTHIIRTLETEFNKQGFHTIICNADDDPEKERNYIEMLLAKQVDGLIVFPTGENLDLYEQMTKRNFPIVFMDRQVEGYAIDTVMLDNRRAAELAVDKLVSLDYTKIAMITTSVIRNISPRVERIDGYKSALEKHGIPVRPEYVKTADAELLQETLHGLFQLEPRPGAIVAGNDIVLTEVLKYIKHHQLSIPGDVAVIGVDEVAFASFYTPPITVVEQPKVDMAHRAAELLLEHIKGEKTSDTPVVERFTPALIDRASC
- a CDS encoding LacI family DNA-binding transcriptional regulator, with the translated sequence MTITIKDLAVVAGVSYSTVSKALNDSSLVKPETKDRIIKIAKEMGYEPNYAAQRLVSKESKVIGLIWPTLERVAPSVLVTKINEEISKSSYSMILSVNPLQTSLEMFKRFQVDGVIIFNEYLNDMPTTFPLPCLTYGVKKDTPFPVIDVNYQGAMNDAVMYLYELGHRDIAFIGDLTTDDERQIEKAAGFKKAMKKFGIYQEDHILDTEGLGWYDGYMATVRLINSPYRPTAIISASYDISAGLIRALRQENYTIPNDISVLSYDNIPQMANMEIPLTSVGAPVEEIAQAMVQTLTRYIKDPDSVPAVQTLTPVITERSSCAAIGTPTEK
- a CDS encoding TRAP transporter substrate-binding protein, which gives rise to MEFKKGFSFATIGLSSFLLLAACGNDDSAQGSTEGEGEGESVSLRLAHNQGEDHPVHTSLVELSEVTAENSGDSVEIELFPNGQLGDERGVIELVKSGTLDMAKVSASALESFDSNYSIFSLPYVFQSEEHYFNVMDNSEAVQEIFQNTRDEGFFAAGWYTGGQRSIYTADKEIATPEDMNGMKIRVQESPTSIAMIEAMGGAPTPMSFGEVYTSLQQGVIDGAENNETGLTSNKHGEVAKAYSYTEHQYVPDVLIVSTSMWDGLSEEQQQAISDAAVESSESHKQVWADAIETAITDAEEMGVTFYDIDKQPFIDAASPLHETYQSESEDSKRYFEDFQSYVE
- a CDS encoding TRAP transporter small permease produces the protein MRDIVDKITAFLTCSLMVAMVLVACWQVFTRFVLNSPSTVSEEFLRYSLIWLTMLGSAYAYGQKKHLAVVFVARKIPEKFKFYVDMLVELIVLAFIFIVLLYGGMQAYQNSVGQVSSALNMPTQYLYLSLIIAGILFLFYAVIHIIEHFRNHKKMKNVKTKFESDEILE
- a CDS encoding TRAP transporter large permease; the encoded protein is MALEAGIVLAIVFAVMLIISVPISVSIIIASLAAILISLPMDMAIFTASQKLVTGLDSFTLLAVPFFILAGILMNNGGVAERLINFAKVLVGRAPGALAHTNVLGNTLFGSLSGSSVAAAAAIGGVMGPLQKKEGYDPKFSAAVNVASAPIGLIIPPSGTLIIYSLVSGGTSVAALFVAGYLPGLLWAFACIVVAFIIAKRRNYPTSERVSFKVAFKTFLDAIPSLMLIVIVIGGILSGIFTATEAAAVAVAYTFILSLAYGAVKFKHLPRIIMESVEITAVIMLLVSASAVMSWVMAFTGIPSAISELIMGISENPIILLLILNLFLLFIGTFMDITPAVLIFTPIFLPIVVGFDMDPIHFGIMMVMNLSIGNITPPVGSALFVGSSIANLDIEDVIKPLIPFYAAIIVVLLLVTYIPSISMWLPNLLGY